From the Rhinatrema bivittatum chromosome 3, aRhiBiv1.1, whole genome shotgun sequence genome, one window contains:
- the LOC115088760 gene encoding aquaporin-2-like produces the protein MRELCTGPFTRAFFAEFIGTMLFVFFGLGSALQWTSALPSILQVAMTFGLGIGTLVQAVGHISGAHLNPAVTVAFLVGSHISILRALSYICAQILGAVVGAALLYEFTPPSVFGNFGVNMLSNNTSEGQGFTVEMILTFQLILCIFASTDGRRNDNMGSPSLSIGLSVVVGHLVGIYFTGCSMNPARSFGPAVVVGNFDVHWIFWIAPVVGAILASIIYNYILCPQSLSLRERFAIFKGALILEEEEWEERKEQPRRKSMELRPL, from the exons ATGCGGGAGCTCTGCACAGGGCCCTTCACCCGGGCTTTTTTTGCTGAGTTCATAGGTACTATGCTATTTGTCTTCTTTGGCCTGGGCTCGGCCCTCCAATGGACGTCAGCCCTTCCCAGCATCCTACAGGTTGCGATGACCTTCGGCCTCGGCATAGGCACCCTGGTTCAGGCTGTGGGGCACATCAGCGGCGCCCACCTCAACCCAGCCGTGACCGTGGCCTTCCTGGTGGGCTCCCACATCTCCATCCTGCGTGCCCTCTCCTACATCTGTGCCCAGATCCTGGGGGCGGTGGTGGGCGCTGCCCTGCTGTATGAATTCACTCCGCCAAGTGTCTTTGGAAACTTTGGGGTGAACATG CTGAGCAATAACACATCAGAGGGACAAGGCTTCACTGTCGAGATGATCCTGACATTCCAACTGATCCTCTGCATTTTTGCCTCAACTGATGGCCGCAGAAATGATAATATGGGGTCTCCATCTTTATCAATAGGTCTTTCTGTCGTTGTAGGACATTTGGTGGGG ATCTACTTTACCGGCTGCTCCATGAATCCTGCACGATCCTTCGGCCCTGCAGTGGTAGTTGGAAATTTTGACGTCCACTGG ATCTTTTGGATAGCACCTGTAGTAGGTGCTATCCTGGCCTCTATAATATATAACTACATCCTATGTCCCCAGTCACTGAGCTTAAGAGAAAGgtttgccatttttaaaggggcaTTGATATTGGAGGAAGAGGAgtgggaagaaaggaaagagcaACCGAGAAGAAAGTCCATGGAACTACGTCCTTTGTAA